A window of Kineosporia sp. NBRC 101731 contains these coding sequences:
- a CDS encoding TIGR03617 family F420-dependent LLM class oxidoreductase, with amino-acid sequence MEIRYLALSAPPAQLAQTARVMEEVGFAGVDVAEANHDPFVSLTAAATATHRLGLRTAVAVAFARNPMNVAMLAHDLQTLSGGRFQLGLGTQLSAHIIKRFSMPWSQPVSRMREFVQALHAIWDAFEGEGSLRYRGQIYRHTLMVPFFNPGPSGLPRPPVMLGGVGERMTQLAGEVADGFLCHNISSPLFLKEVTLPALERGRESAGRTMEGFRLHVSPMVATGSDEEQLAASKERIRAQLAFYTATPSYAKLLELHGLSEMGAELQRLAMRGRTADMAAAVDDSALNTLAFVGEPQDVARRLHESYGGVVDSMSFYEPVVTDPRHWLTIMDELRRLDAVPV; translated from the coding sequence ATGGAGATCAGGTACCTCGCGCTGTCCGCACCGCCGGCACAGCTGGCCCAAACCGCACGGGTGATGGAGGAAGTCGGTTTCGCGGGCGTGGATGTCGCGGAGGCGAACCATGATCCGTTCGTGTCGCTCACCGCTGCCGCGACAGCCACCCACCGCCTCGGCCTGCGAACGGCCGTGGCGGTGGCCTTCGCCCGCAACCCGATGAACGTGGCCATGCTGGCGCACGACCTACAGACGTTGTCGGGCGGGCGTTTTCAGCTGGGTCTCGGCACCCAGCTGAGTGCCCACATCATCAAACGGTTCTCGATGCCATGGTCGCAACCGGTCTCGCGCATGCGGGAGTTCGTGCAGGCCCTGCACGCGATCTGGGACGCGTTCGAGGGCGAGGGCTCGTTGCGGTACCGGGGCCAGATCTACCGGCACACCCTCATGGTGCCCTTCTTCAACCCGGGCCCCAGTGGCCTGCCCCGTCCGCCGGTGATGCTCGGCGGTGTCGGCGAGCGCATGACCCAGCTCGCCGGGGAGGTCGCGGACGGGTTCCTGTGCCACAACATCAGTAGCCCTCTGTTTCTGAAGGAGGTCACCCTGCCCGCGCTGGAGCGGGGGCGGGAGTCGGCCGGGCGCACGATGGAGGGTTTCCGGCTGCATGTGAGCCCGATGGTGGCAACGGGTTCGGACGAGGAGCAGCTGGCGGCGTCGAAGGAACGGATCCGGGCGCAGCTGGCCTTCTACACGGCGACCCCGTCGTACGCGAAACTGCTGGAACTGCACGGTCTCAGCGAGATGGGGGCCGAGTTGCAGCGGTTGGCCATGCGGGGTCGCACGGCCGACATGGCGGCGGCGGTCGACGACAGCGCCCTCAACACGCTGGCTTTCGTCGGCGAGCCACAGGATGTGGCCCGCCGCCTGCACGAGAGTTATGGCGGCGTGGTGGACAGCATGAGTTTCTACGAACCCGTGGTGACCGACCCCCGGCACTGGCTCACCATCATGGACGAGCTACGCCGCCTCGACGCGGTACCGGTTTAG
- a CDS encoding YceI family protein gives MTTSSQVQLPTVGTYVLDTDRSAIRFSTRHMFGLQKVEGTFALVSGTVTIADPLTASSAQAVASTESFASGQDLRDQHVKAEKFLHAAEHPTISFTSTEVVETPAGWLLRGQLTVRAVTAPIEWTVTESTITAGSFTAVCTASVDRYAFGIDASKGMAGRHLKLELTATAVLPEAS, from the coding sequence GTGACCACCAGCAGTCAAGTCCAGCTCCCGACCGTCGGTACCTACGTTCTCGACACCGATCGTTCGGCCATCCGCTTCAGCACCCGGCACATGTTCGGGCTGCAGAAGGTCGAGGGCACCTTCGCCCTGGTCTCCGGCACCGTCACGATCGCCGACCCACTCACCGCCTCCAGCGCCCAGGCCGTCGCCTCCACCGAGAGTTTCGCCAGCGGGCAGGATCTGCGCGACCAGCACGTCAAGGCCGAGAAGTTCCTGCACGCGGCCGAGCACCCGACCATCTCCTTCACCTCCACCGAGGTCGTCGAGACACCGGCCGGCTGGCTGCTGCGGGGCCAGCTCACGGTGCGCGCGGTGACCGCCCCGATCGAGTGGACCGTCACCGAATCCACTATCACCGCAGGGTCGTTCACGGCCGTCTGCACCGCCTCGGTCGACCGGTACGCCTTTGGCATCGACGCCTCCAAGGGCATGGCCGGCCGGCACCTGAAGCTCGAGCTGACCGCAACTGCGGTGCTGCCGGAAGCTTCTTGA
- a CDS encoding response regulator transcription factor, with protein sequence MRVLLMAEDRDFVTELTTGLRRLGWLVEVDVLGTEAVDRCHEVDAVVVDLMHTGIDGLALVRELRTRCLVPIVLVSSHDDELDRILGLKLGADDFLVRPFGLRELGARLEAVVRRVTGDWERAVVPAGNSRAIRIDVRGRSVRVQDRHVNLTRKEFDILALLASDPGRVFGREDIMTEVWGHDGAGDTRTLGVHMVGLRRKLGEPDAIETVRGVGFRLAAH encoded by the coding sequence ATGCGGGTTCTGCTGATGGCCGAGGACCGGGACTTCGTCACCGAGCTGACGACCGGCCTGCGAAGACTCGGCTGGCTGGTGGAGGTCGACGTACTGGGCACCGAGGCGGTGGATCGCTGCCACGAGGTGGACGCCGTGGTGGTCGACCTCATGCACACCGGGATCGACGGGCTGGCCCTGGTGCGGGAACTGCGCACCCGGTGCCTGGTGCCGATCGTGCTCGTGAGCAGCCACGACGACGAACTCGACCGGATCCTGGGCCTGAAGCTCGGCGCCGACGACTTCCTGGTGCGGCCCTTCGGCCTGCGTGAGCTGGGTGCCCGGCTGGAGGCCGTGGTGCGCCGCGTGACCGGTGACTGGGAGAGGGCGGTCGTGCCGGCCGGGAACTCCCGGGCCATCCGCATCGACGTGCGGGGCCGCAGCGTGCGGGTGCAGGACCGCCACGTGAACCTGACCCGCAAGGAGTTCGACATCCTGGCCCTGCTGGCCTCCGACCCGGGCCGGGTGTTCGGGCGCGAGGACATCATGACCGAGGTCTGGGGCCACGACGGTGCCGGTGACACCCGCACGCTCGGGGTCCACATGGTCGGCCTGCGCCGCAAGCTGGGCGAGCCCGACGCCATCGAGACCGTGCGGGGTGTGGGCTTCCGGCTCGCCGCGCACTGA
- a CDS encoding acyl carrier protein, translated as MTAIPLDEKQQIKDIVCRILEVEDDEVTDTSLFIDDHDADSMRLIEILSALEVNLKVSIPQNEVPRLVNLAGVYDVVAESGR; from the coding sequence ATGACCGCGATCCCCCTGGACGAGAAGCAGCAGATCAAGGACATCGTCTGCCGGATCCTCGAGGTCGAGGACGACGAGGTGACCGACACCAGCCTGTTCATCGACGATCACGACGCCGACTCGATGCGGCTGATCGAGATCCTCTCGGCGCTCGAGGTGAACCTCAAGGTCAGCATCCCGCAGAACGAGGTTCCGCGGCTGGTCAACCTCGCCGGGGTCTACGACGTCGTGGCGGAGTCGGGCCGGTGA
- a CDS encoding beta-ketoacyl synthase N-terminal-like domain-containing protein encodes MSTSTPTEHPRVSIVGWSAVSPFGTGRASFADGVGQARATSAVIDRDHWQVPDGRACLVPDFDVRAVLGKKGTRTMNRMTGLAVTTSGNLLKELGEPLGAQDTFGLVLGTTLGSAQSAIDLTRSGLTGDKPFHIESGAIPYAVMNGAAGQCAIWHGLKGPNATVAAGRSSGLLALNYARRLLLTERAASVLCGAAEEYSAARSWISHHSRDTGTDEQVLGEGCAMFALTTQPAVEPLAELLTIRTEIHSGPDWSRSVRRCVEKALATAHLDASQVWVVSPSGGDTPAAADEIRVLRELFGEDSVLDPVTDLVGETHAVSASFQLAGVLSLAGQDPAAAGRIALVSSVDPVGSVAVAVLRLGAAA; translated from the coding sequence GTGAGCACCAGTACCCCGACGGAGCACCCACGGGTGAGTATCGTCGGCTGGTCGGCCGTCTCGCCGTTCGGTACGGGCCGGGCCAGCTTCGCCGACGGGGTCGGTCAGGCGCGGGCCACCAGCGCGGTGATCGACCGGGACCACTGGCAGGTGCCGGACGGCCGGGCCTGCCTGGTGCCGGACTTCGACGTGCGGGCGGTGCTGGGCAAGAAGGGCACCCGCACCATGAACCGGATGACCGGCCTGGCCGTGACCACGTCGGGCAACCTGCTGAAAGAACTGGGCGAGCCCTTGGGGGCGCAGGACACGTTCGGCCTGGTGCTCGGCACCACGCTCGGAAGTGCCCAGAGCGCCATCGATCTCACCCGCAGCGGGCTCACCGGCGACAAGCCGTTCCACATCGAGTCCGGGGCGATTCCCTATGCCGTGATGAACGGCGCCGCCGGTCAGTGCGCCATCTGGCACGGGCTCAAGGGGCCGAACGCGACCGTGGCGGCGGGCCGGTCTTCGGGTCTGCTGGCGCTGAACTACGCCCGTCGGCTGTTGCTCACCGAACGAGCCGCGTCGGTGCTCTGCGGCGCGGCCGAGGAGTACTCCGCCGCCCGCTCGTGGATCTCCCATCACAGCCGTGACACCGGAACCGATGAGCAGGTGCTGGGTGAGGGGTGTGCGATGTTCGCCCTCACCACGCAGCCCGCCGTCGAGCCGCTGGCCGAACTGCTGACGATCCGCACCGAGATCCACTCCGGCCCCGACTGGTCCCGCTCTGTCCGGCGATGTGTCGAGAAGGCCCTGGCAACGGCCCATCTCGATGCCTCACAGGTCTGGGTGGTGAGCCCGTCGGGTGGTGACACCCCGGCCGCCGCGGACGAGATCCGGGTGCTGCGGGAACTCTTCGGTGAGGACTCGGTGCTCGACCCGGTCACCGATCTGGTCGGGGAGACGCACGCGGTCTCGGCCTCGTTCCAGCTGGCCGGCGTGCTGAGTCTGGCCGGGCAGGACCCCGCGGCCGCCGGGCGGATCGCCCTGGTCTCCTCGGTCGACCCGGTCGGGAGCGTGGCGGTGGCCGTGTTGCGACTGGGAGCGGCGGCCTGA
- a CDS encoding MFS transporter, protein MTQLTAARTGLRLRPRTLLLVLAGNMLVDALEVSAMIVVMPSLGRDLDLSPSSLQWMMSGFALGFGGLLLVGPRVVGRFGRRRVYLAALVVFALASLVAALASGPAVLTLTRLVKGVCAALTAPTGLAIIGSSYPQGPERDRAVSVYTFCGACGFLVGLVSTGLLTEVSWRLALAFPAPVVLVLAELGRRVIPRDGDIWRTPTSPRPGRRRFPDPRLVRAALGAAVLNGSYLGLLFLLTFQLQNGLRWGPGHTALALLPAGAPLALSALTSGRMVRRFGPPRLIALGAAVLPFASLLYLRPVLPHSYATDVLPTLLLLAVSFVLAFAALNVQATRGLPAGSSSIYQATVQAGAVVSVIVAGVLVTADETRTLVALIAAAGGVGLIVALIGLRPNPGRNQIPS, encoded by the coding sequence ATGACCCAGCTGACGGCGGCCCGGACGGGGCTGCGTCTTCGGCCCCGCACCCTGCTGCTGGTACTCGCGGGGAACATGCTCGTGGACGCCCTCGAGGTGTCGGCGATGATCGTCGTGATGCCTTCCCTGGGAAGAGATCTGGACCTCTCGCCGAGCAGCCTGCAGTGGATGATGTCCGGGTTCGCCCTCGGCTTCGGGGGCCTGCTGCTGGTCGGGCCGCGGGTGGTCGGGCGTTTCGGCCGGCGGCGGGTGTATCTGGCCGCGCTGGTGGTCTTCGCCCTGGCCTCGCTGGTGGCGGCCCTCGCCTCGGGCCCGGCCGTGCTGACCCTCACACGCCTGGTCAAGGGCGTGTGCGCGGCGCTGACCGCTCCCACCGGGCTGGCGATCATCGGTTCGTCCTACCCGCAGGGGCCCGAACGCGACCGGGCGGTCTCCGTCTACACGTTCTGCGGGGCCTGCGGATTTCTCGTCGGTCTGGTCTCCACCGGCCTGCTCACCGAGGTCAGCTGGCGTCTGGCGCTGGCCTTCCCGGCCCCCGTGGTGCTGGTGCTGGCGGAGCTCGGCCGCCGGGTGATCCCCCGGGACGGCGACATATGGAGGACGCCCACCTCGCCCCGGCCGGGTCGCCGAAGGTTCCCGGACCCTCGCCTGGTGCGGGCCGCGCTGGGCGCGGCCGTGCTGAACGGCTCGTACCTGGGGCTGCTCTTCCTCCTGACGTTCCAGCTGCAGAACGGTCTGCGCTGGGGGCCCGGGCACACCGCGCTGGCCCTGCTGCCGGCCGGGGCGCCCCTGGCGCTCTCGGCGCTGACCTCCGGGCGGATGGTGCGCCGGTTCGGTCCGCCGCGGCTCATCGCCCTGGGGGCGGCGGTACTGCCGTTCGCTTCTCTGCTGTACCTGCGACCCGTTCTGCCGCACTCGTACGCGACCGACGTGCTCCCCACCCTGCTCCTGCTGGCCGTGTCCTTCGTCCTCGCTTTCGCCGCCCTGAACGTCCAGGCCACCCGGGGCCTTCCGGCCGGATCGAGCTCGATCTACCAGGCCACCGTGCAGGCCGGGGCGGTGGTCTCGGTGATCGTCGCCGGCGTGCTGGTCACCGCGGACGAGACCCGGACCCTGGTCGCGCTGATCGCGGCGGCCGGTGGGGTGGGACTGATCGTCGCCCTGATCGGCCTGCGCCCGAACCCGGGCCGCAACCAGATCCCGAGCTGA
- a CDS encoding nucleotide disphospho-sugar-binding domain-containing protein has protein sequence MRILFVAGGGLATAYALAPLATAARNAGHQVVMAANDDVVPAITGSGLPAVSVSSAPITRFIYADRFGDPVDIPTDPAGQVAFTGEWFARMSAEWLGPLERMARVWKPDVVVGGTMSYAAGLLARRLGVPYVRHAWDAIDASGVDEGAVRELLPELAELGLDTLPVPEVFIDVCPPALAPDQTLPAGRRVPMRWVPTNGQRALEPWMYTREDRPRVCLTTGSRVRADAPQGDFRRHGYELLLAVAEVTRTLDVDLLVAAPDESALAIGAALPGVQAGWIPLDVMVGSCDLLIHHGGGTTALTGLSAGVPQVIIPQGAVPGLGAERIARHGAAVCLTASEAADDPGAVADACQEVLKQPSYTERAREAAAQIAAMSTPSAVVSVLEKLS, from the coding sequence ATGCGCATCCTCTTCGTCGCCGGAGGCGGTCTCGCCACCGCCTACGCCCTGGCGCCGCTGGCCACCGCGGCCCGCAACGCCGGCCACCAGGTGGTGATGGCCGCCAACGACGACGTCGTGCCGGCGATCACCGGTTCCGGGCTGCCCGCGGTCTCCGTGAGCTCGGCCCCGATCACCCGGTTCATCTACGCCGACCGCTTCGGCGACCCGGTCGACATCCCCACCGACCCGGCCGGTCAGGTGGCCTTCACCGGGGAATGGTTCGCCCGGATGTCGGCCGAATGGCTCGGCCCGCTGGAGCGGATGGCCCGGGTCTGGAAACCGGACGTGGTGGTCGGCGGCACGATGTCGTACGCGGCCGGTTTGCTGGCCCGGCGTCTGGGGGTGCCCTACGTGCGGCACGCCTGGGACGCCATCGACGCCTCGGGCGTGGACGAGGGCGCGGTGCGTGAGCTGTTGCCCGAGCTGGCCGAGCTGGGGCTGGACACCCTGCCGGTGCCGGAGGTCTTCATCGACGTCTGCCCACCCGCCCTGGCCCCCGACCAGACCCTGCCCGCCGGGAGACGGGTACCGATGCGCTGGGTGCCCACGAACGGTCAGCGGGCCCTGGAACCGTGGATGTACACCCGTGAGGACCGGCCCCGGGTCTGCCTGACCACCGGCAGCCGGGTCCGCGCCGACGCCCCGCAGGGCGACTTCCGGCGCCACGGCTACGAACTGCTGCTGGCCGTGGCCGAGGTGACCCGCACGCTCGACGTCGACCTGCTGGTGGCGGCGCCGGACGAGTCGGCGCTGGCGATCGGAGCCGCGTTGCCCGGGGTGCAGGCCGGCTGGATCCCGCTGGACGTCATGGTGGGCAGCTGCGACCTGCTGATCCACCACGGCGGCGGCACCACCGCCCTGACCGGCCTGAGCGCGGGCGTGCCCCAGGTGATCATCCCGCAGGGCGCGGTGCCGGGCCTGGGCGCCGAGCGCATCGCCCGTCACGGTGCCGCCGTGTGCCTGACCGCATCGGAGGCGGCCGACGACCCGGGGGCGGTCGCCGATGCCTGCCAGGAGGTGCTCAAGCAGCCCTCCTACACCGAGCGGGCCCGCGAGGCGGCCGCGCAGATCGCCGCGATGAGCACGCCGTCCGCGGTGGTCTCCGTGCTCGAGAAGCTGAGCTGA
- a CDS encoding NAD(P)H-dependent oxidoreductase: MSQEPIQLAVIIGSVRAGRFGPAVTQWFAGQTRDHSAVTVDVIDLEQYPLPLRMPDFGEEPPVEVAPVKNALGERLQRADAYVVVTPEYNHAPPAALKNAIDWYRSEWAAKPVGLISYGGLSGGLRAAEHLRQIFAELHAMTVRDAVSFHHAWNDFTHEGEPSSPEGSEAAAKVLLDQLVWWGVALRDARRARPYNV, from the coding sequence ATGTCGCAGGAGCCGATCCAGCTCGCCGTCATCATCGGGAGCGTGCGCGCAGGGCGTTTCGGCCCGGCCGTGACGCAGTGGTTCGCCGGGCAGACCCGCGATCACAGCGCCGTCACGGTCGATGTGATCGACCTGGAGCAGTACCCGCTGCCGTTGCGGATGCCCGACTTCGGCGAGGAGCCGCCGGTCGAGGTCGCCCCGGTGAAGAACGCGCTGGGCGAAAGACTGCAACGGGCAGACGCTTACGTGGTGGTCACGCCGGAGTACAACCACGCCCCGCCGGCCGCGCTGAAGAACGCGATCGACTGGTACCGCTCGGAGTGGGCGGCCAAGCCGGTGGGCCTGATCTCGTACGGCGGGCTGAGCGGTGGTCTGCGGGCCGCGGAGCACCTGCGGCAGATCTTCGCCGAGCTGCACGCCATGACGGTGCGTGACGCGGTGAGTTTCCATCACGCCTGGAACGACTTCACCCATGAGGGTGAGCCGTCCAGCCCGGAGGGCAGCGAGGCCGCGGCCAAGGTGCTGCTCGATCAGCTGGTCTGGTGGGGCGTCGCGCTGCGCGACGCCCGCCGCGCCCGGCCGTACAACGTCTGA
- a CDS encoding SDR family oxidoreductase: MDVIGTGFLARHLATLENRHRDVIALAAGVSWASGTSAADFAREEALVRRTAERCRNTGRTLLFFSTASAGVYGSEKPGLESDPPHARSPYGAHKLGLEEVVRCSGADHLVLRLGHLVGPGQPEHQLLPTLTRRLRSGSVTVQRHATRDLVDVTDVVGVIDALLSAGARQQIVNVASGYAVPVGLVIDHLELRLGTQARREFQDAGASHRVGIGKLRTLVAADRLPAFGPDYFRRVLDDFVAAETTRTPT, encoded by the coding sequence GTGGACGTCATCGGAACCGGATTCCTGGCCCGGCATCTCGCAACCCTCGAGAACCGGCACCGGGACGTGATCGCGCTGGCGGCCGGGGTCTCCTGGGCCAGCGGCACGTCTGCCGCGGACTTCGCCCGGGAAGAGGCACTGGTGCGCCGCACGGCCGAACGCTGCCGCAACACCGGCCGCACCCTGTTGTTCTTCTCGACCGCGTCCGCCGGGGTCTACGGATCGGAGAAACCCGGTCTGGAGAGCGATCCACCGCACGCGCGAAGCCCTTACGGGGCGCACAAGCTCGGGCTGGAAGAGGTCGTGCGCTGTTCGGGCGCCGATCATCTGGTACTGCGGCTGGGGCATCTGGTCGGCCCGGGGCAGCCGGAGCACCAGTTGCTGCCCACCCTGACGCGCCGGTTGCGCTCCGGGTCGGTCACCGTGCAGCGCCACGCCACCCGCGACCTGGTCGACGTGACCGACGTGGTCGGCGTCATCGACGCGCTGCTGTCGGCGGGGGCGCGCCAACAGATCGTGAATGTCGCCTCCGGGTATGCGGTTCCGGTCGGACTGGTGATCGATCACCTGGAGCTGCGGCTCGGCACCCAGGCCCGGCGCGAGTTCCAGGACGCGGGCGCCTCGCACCGGGTGGGTATTGGCAAACTGCGCACGCTCGTGGCGGCGGACCGGTTGCCGGCCTTCGGGCCGGACTACTTCCGCCGGGTGCTCGATGATTTCGTGGCGGCCGAGACCACCCGGACGCCGACGTGA
- a CDS encoding Gfo/Idh/MocA family oxidoreductase, producing the protein MTPLRIGVLGAAGIARRRMLPAMEADPGIRVVAIASRRASRAEGLASRYGARAFGDYEMLLADAEVEAVYVPLPLALHAPWVEAALRAGKHVLAEKPIAMDAATSRRLIALAAGRGLVLMENVLFVHHSQHGAVRRLAAEIGELRSFQASFAIPRLPADDIRYDPDLGGGALWDVGVYPVRAAIHFLGPELRVVGAARRSDHRVDLGGAALLRRPDGVSAQLVFGLDDAYQNSYELRGSTGRITVDRAFTPPAGHLPEVTLERHGTRERVTLPADDQTGRLLKTFVTAVRSGAAESADSLRQIELLDEIRNFSHHSHPEVPVG; encoded by the coding sequence GTGACGCCCCTGCGGATCGGGGTGCTGGGGGCGGCGGGGATCGCCCGCCGCCGCATGCTGCCCGCGATGGAGGCCGATCCGGGGATCCGGGTGGTCGCGATCGCCAGCCGGAGAGCCTCGAGGGCCGAGGGCCTCGCGTCCCGCTACGGGGCCCGGGCCTTCGGGGACTACGAGATGCTGCTGGCCGACGCGGAGGTGGAGGCGGTCTACGTGCCGCTCCCGCTGGCCCTGCACGCCCCGTGGGTGGAGGCGGCACTGCGGGCCGGAAAGCATGTGCTGGCCGAGAAACCGATCGCCATGGACGCCGCGACCAGCCGCCGGCTGATCGCCCTGGCGGCCGGTCGCGGGCTGGTGCTGATGGAGAACGTCTTGTTCGTTCATCACTCCCAGCACGGGGCGGTGCGCCGCCTGGCCGCCGAGATCGGCGAGCTGCGCTCATTTCAGGCTTCTTTCGCCATTCCCCGGCTGCCGGCCGACGACATTCGCTACGACCCCGACCTGGGTGGGGGCGCGTTGTGGGACGTCGGGGTCTATCCGGTGCGCGCGGCGATCCACTTCCTCGGTCCGGAGCTGAGGGTGGTGGGTGCCGCCCGCCGGAGCGATCACCGGGTCGATCTGGGTGGGGCAGCTCTGCTGCGTCGCCCCGACGGGGTGAGCGCGCAGCTGGTCTTCGGCCTGGACGACGCCTATCAGAACAGCTATGAGCTGCGGGGGAGTACGGGCCGGATCACGGTCGACCGGGCGTTCACACCCCCGGCCGGCCATCTGCCGGAGGTGACCCTGGAGCGGCACGGCACCCGCGAGCGCGTCACCCTGCCCGCCGATGACCAGACGGGCCGATTGCTGAAGACGTTCGTCACGGCGGTGCGCTCGGGTGCGGCGGAGAGCGCCGACAGCCTGCGGCAGATCGAACTGCTCGACGAGATCCGGAATTTCTCGCACCACTCGCACCCGGAGGTGCCGGTCGGATGA
- a CDS encoding 3-oxoacyl-[acyl-carrier-protein] synthase III C-terminal domain-containing protein: MITLESVEFHVPERVVTVADRAQELGLSAEQIHMFGRVHGLDRMHYDPDVSLLDLMVPAARAALGDTDPRSIRYVIYGHAMHGTADARAGIAGQVRQVLGLNGAQVISLTQQNCAISLSAIDVAGTLLRAGGDPLARALVVTGDKPVSPDAKLVMNSCIVADGAAACLVAWNGTGVPVTSFATRTTGEHYRGMLTNAAGFRAAAAARPGAMAAAIEGALAGAGCTMDDIQVIIPPNPNVVYWNDTITSDAVREKFFFDNIPRYSHALAADVFINYVTLRDDKRLEPGRPLMFVAIGVGMTFSAMVLVPGAEQGKI, encoded by the coding sequence ATGATCACACTTGAATCCGTCGAGTTCCACGTGCCGGAGCGCGTGGTCACGGTGGCGGACCGCGCGCAGGAGCTCGGGCTGAGCGCCGAGCAGATCCACATGTTCGGGCGGGTGCACGGCCTGGACCGGATGCACTACGACCCGGACGTGTCTCTGCTCGACCTGATGGTGCCCGCCGCGAGAGCCGCGCTGGGCGACACCGATCCGCGGTCGATCCGCTATGTGATCTACGGGCACGCGATGCACGGCACCGCGGACGCCCGGGCCGGTATCGCCGGTCAGGTCCGGCAGGTACTGGGACTGAACGGCGCGCAGGTGATCTCGCTGACCCAGCAGAACTGTGCGATCTCGCTGAGCGCGATCGACGTGGCGGGCACGCTGTTGCGGGCCGGTGGTGACCCTCTCGCCCGGGCGCTGGTGGTGACCGGTGACAAGCCGGTCTCGCCCGACGCGAAACTGGTGATGAACTCGTGCATCGTCGCCGACGGGGCCGCCGCCTGCCTGGTCGCCTGGAACGGGACCGGTGTGCCGGTGACCTCGTTCGCGACCCGGACGACCGGCGAGCACTACCGCGGGATGCTCACCAATGCGGCGGGTTTCCGGGCCGCCGCGGCCGCGAGGCCGGGAGCGATGGCCGCCGCGATCGAGGGCGCCCTGGCCGGGGCGGGCTGCACCATGGACGACATCCAGGTGATCATCCCGCCGAACCCGAACGTCGTGTACTGGAACGACACGATCACCAGTGATGCGGTGCGGGAGAAGTTCTTCTTCGACAACATCCCCCGCTACAGCCACGCCCTGGCCGCGGACGTGTTCATCAACTACGTGACCCTGCGCGACGACAAGCGCCTGGAGCCCGGTCGGCCGCTGATGTTCGTCGCCATCGGGGTCGGGATGACCTTCTCCGCCATGGTTCTCGTGCCCGGAGCAGAACAGGGGAAGATCTGA
- a CDS encoding TetR/AcrR family transcriptional regulator has product MKDEVGEPVDVGQTGEAVEVVEPVSIWARPERPVRASRRSSPGPNRSFSRSQITAAAIRIADAEGLEAASMRRIAADIGAGAMTLYRYVPHREDLVELMIDEVAGEMDFDGKSFGGWREALTEIAVQRRALWLKHPWLATRMPGHPIWGPNTLRQLEFTLSVFDGHDLPVDELTGLYTLLSSYVEGFARDEVGWDQEALHTHVDMREWMRRSAPYARELVASGRYPRFSRMLHETVTAHLEPDARFHEGLERVMDAIQAWLPESAPS; this is encoded by the coding sequence ATGAAGGACGAGGTCGGCGAGCCCGTAGACGTGGGCCAGACGGGCGAGGCCGTCGAGGTTGTCGAGCCGGTGAGTATCTGGGCCCGGCCCGAGCGGCCGGTGCGGGCGTCGCGACGGAGCTCGCCGGGGCCGAACCGGTCGTTCAGCCGGTCGCAGATCACGGCCGCCGCCATTCGGATCGCCGACGCCGAGGGGCTGGAGGCGGCATCGATGCGACGGATCGCCGCGGACATCGGCGCGGGAGCGATGACGCTGTACCGGTACGTGCCCCACCGCGAAGACCTCGTCGAGCTGATGATCGACGAGGTGGCCGGCGAGATGGACTTCGACGGGAAGAGCTTCGGCGGCTGGCGCGAGGCCCTGACCGAGATCGCGGTGCAGCGGCGCGCCCTGTGGCTGAAGCACCCCTGGCTGGCCACGCGCATGCCCGGGCATCCGATCTGGGGTCCGAACACGTTGCGGCAGCTGGAGTTCACGCTCTCGGTGTTCGACGGCCACGACCTGCCCGTCGACGAGCTGACCGGCCTGTACACCCTGCTCAGCAGCTACGTCGAGGGGTTCGCCCGGGACGAGGTGGGCTGGGATCAGGAGGCCCTGCACACGCACGTCGACATGCGTGAGTGGATGCGCCGCTCCGCCCCCTACGCCCGGGAGCTCGTCGCCTCGGGCCGGTACCCGCGGTTCTCCCGCATGCTGCACGAGACCGTCACGGCCCACCTGGAACCCGACGCCCGGTTCCACGAGGGCCTGGAACGGGTCATGGACGCCATCCAGGCCTGGCTGCCCGAGAGCGCCCCGTCCTGA